From the Anas platyrhynchos isolate ZD024472 breed Pekin duck chromosome 27, IASCAAS_PekinDuck_T2T, whole genome shotgun sequence genome, one window contains:
- the SLC45A3 gene encoding solute carrier family 45 member 3, with product MAHRAGLSTLLHSRRAQLLLLNSLTFGLEVCLAAGITYVPPLLLEVGVEEKFMTMVLGIGPVLGLVFVPLIGSASDHWHSSYGRRRPFIWMLCLGVLLSLFVIPHASSLASLFALNTRPLEIAFLILGIGLLDFCGQVCFTPLEALLSDLFQEPDNCRQAFSMYAFMISLGGCIGYLLPAIDWGGSFLAPYLGGQETCLFSLLAVIFLGCVLATLFVTEEAATQADALDGAALKDALPKPSPPACCSCQLSKSLLQARHMVQALRNLCTLLPRLHSLYCRIPRVIRRLFVAELCSWMALMTFMLFYTDFVGEGLYHGVPRAKPGTDARRHYDEGVRMGSLGLFLQCVTSIFFSTIMDRMVKRFGTRAVYLASVVFFPAAAFVMCLSRSVIVVTVSAALTGFTFSALQILPYTLASLYHHEKQVFLHKFKSKEEEDPARLDKKSAFPKSLSSQKLTYQNGHAGSLYSSSSSSSSSSSSSPPPAASSALCVSSSCDVSLMMMVGEPDSVAPGRGICLDLAILDSAFLLSQVVPSLFMGSIVQFTQSVTAYMVSAAGFGLVAIYFATKVVFDKSDMAKYSV from the exons ATGGCTCACAGAGCGGGGCTCAGCACGCTGCTGCACAGCCGCCgggcccagctcctgctgctcaaCTCCCTGACGTTCGGCCTCGAGGTCTGCCTGGCTGCCGGCATCACCTACGTGCCCCCGCTGCTGCTGGAAGTGGGCGTCGAGGAGAAGTTCATGACCATGGTTTTGG GGATAGGACCGGTCCTTGGCTTGGTTTTTGTCCCACTGATCGGGTCTGCCAGCGACCACTGGCACAGCAGCTATGGCCGGAGGCGGCCTTTCATCTGGATGCTGTGCCTGGGAGTCCTGCTGAGCCTCTTCGTGATCCCGCACGCCAGCAGCCTGGCCAGCCTGTTCGCCCTCAACACTCGCCCGCTGGAGATCGCCTTCCTCATCCTGGGCATCGGGTTGCTGGATTTCTGCGGCCAGGTCTGCTTCACCCCGCTCGAGGCCCTGCTCTCGGACCTCTTCCAGGAGCCCGACAACTGCCGCCAGGCCTTCTCCATGTACGCCTTCATGAtcagcctggggggctgcatTGGCTACCTGCTGCCAGCCATCGACTGGGGGGGCAGCTTTCTGGCCCCGTACCTGGGAGGGCAGGAGACGTGCCTCTTCAGCCTCCTGGCTGTCATTTTCCTCGGCTGTGTGCTGGCCACGCTCTTTGTGACCGAAGAGGCAGCCACCCAGGCAGATGCCCTGGATGGCGCAGCGCTGAAGGATGCTCTCCCGAagccctcccctcctgcctgctgctcttgCCAGCTCTCCAAGAGCCTCCTGCAGGCCAGGCACATGGTGCAGGCCCTCAGAAACCTCTGCACGCTGCTGCCGCGGCTTCACAGCCTCTACTGCCGCATCCCCAGGGTCATCCGGCGCCTGTTCGTGGCCGAGCTCTGCAGCTGGATGGCACTCATGACTTTCATGCTGTTCTACACGGATTTTGTTGGGGAAGGGCTGTACCACGGTGtccccagagccaagccaggcACAGACGCCAGACGCCACTACGATGAAG GTGTCCGGATGGGTAGCTTGGGCCTCTTCCTGCAGTGCGTCACGTCCATCTTCTTCTCGACAATCATGGACCGGATGGTGAAGCGCTTTGGGACGCGGGCGGTCTACCTGGCCAGCGTGGTGTTCTTCCCCGCCGCTGCCTTCGTCATGTGCCTTTCCCGCAGCGTCATTGTTGTGACCGTCTCAGCTGCTCTCACGGGCTTCACCTTCTCTGCACTCCAGATCCTGCCATACACGCTGGCATCGCTCTATCATCATGAAAAGCAG GTGTTTTTGCATAAATTCAAGAGCAAAGAGGAGGAAGATCCAGCTCGACTGGACAAGAAATCGGCCTTCCCTAAAAGCCTTTCCAGCCAGAAGCTGACTTACCAGAACGGACATGCTGGGAGCCTctactcctcctcctcctcctcttcctcctcctcctcttcctctcctcctccggCTGCCAGCTCAGCTCTGTGCGTCAGCTCCTCCTGCGACGTCTCGCTGATGATGATGGTGGGAGAGCCGGACTCGGTGGCTCCTGGCCGAGGGATCTGCCTGGACCTGGCCATTTTGGACAgtgctttccttctctctcaggTTGTCCCCTCCCTCTTCATGGGGTCCATCGTGCAGTTTACGCAGTCGGTGACTGCCTACATGGTGTCGGCTGCTGGCTTTGGCCTGGTGGCCATCTACTTTGCAACCAAAGTTGTCTTTGATAAGAGTGACATGGCCAAGTATTCGGTGTGA